From Acidobacteriota bacterium, one genomic window encodes:
- a CDS encoding glucoamylase family protein gives MDRISRSDSNSDEDPIREELFSVERLEQYAAELAAAHKVSSKPGRGRRLLPRLEENGRKLIAVYRALAEAIRNESIVSPAAEWLVDNFHIVEEQLREIRRDLPKGYYKELPKLQSGELAGYPRVYAIALALIAHTDSRLDADTLRRFIRSYQQVTPLSIGELWAIAITLRVALVENLRRLGTRIVSARNAREEADKLADKLLEIGGREPDELISALQTAMGKGRRNDRAFIVQLTQRLRDQDPEVWPALDWIEKKLASESTAIEQVVHLEHQRQAATQVTVGNIITSMRLLSTLDWKDFFESVSQIDPILAGDPIGAYSLMDFVTRDRYRHVIENISKRTKESEQDIARHALALAGQPPDSASDDHRTQHVGYYLIDRGRAQLEQKVHYRMRLRERIVRGVLRHPTGSYLGTFTVVTIGILAPFLLYASVSGASQAALVVIALLLLVPISDLVLSALNLDITVLFKPKPLPKMNASSGIPETARTFVVIPTIFSNEETVRTLLERMEVHYLANRDENIYFALLGDFADAPQAEMADDDGVLEAATRGVAELNAHYSESAAERFYLFHRRRQWNPVEREWIGWERKRGKLHEFNRLLRGARDTSYVVATAGPDFLSGVRYVITLDSDTQLPRDSARRLIGAAIHPLNQPRLDPRVNRVTEGYGILQPRVSMTLTSASHSFFARIMSGHTGMDPYTTAVSDVYQDLFGEGSYTGKGLYNVDAFEAALADRVPENLLLSHDLFESLYARAALVTDIELLDDYPSQYDSYAKRQHRWTRGDWQIARWLFPWVRDAHNRPVRNRLPLISRWKILDNMRRSLVAPTVLLWLAAAWTILPGSAVFWTVAILVILAFPVYAHVTNALLLHPRGIPWTSHFWSVWGDFRTNTAQFGLSLTFIAHQAYLQTHAIAVTFYRKLISKKKLLEWVTAAQAERGSAHDLLAFWQFMWPAEVLTVAIAVAISLTKPGAALLASPFLILWAASPLIAYWVSQDLPKKDEALEANDKAMARLVARRTWKFFEAFVGEEDHWLPPDNYQEDPRPAVAHRTSPTDIGLLLLSTAAARDFGYIGTLEMVERLELTLATLKKLDHFHGHFLNWYDTKTLTPLTPQYVSTVDSGNLAGHLLALKQCCIEVADQTVFDVRAIEGLRDTISLMRDEAARIGAVRQSTGAVTLEQLREEIDLCVSSLHDEPPDTLSGWLGLFQTLSKRMGEIDDIANALAQEHGSAQFEQLNSWTRALMHQLREHRRDLAILTPWTWGLTAPIEPTIVSCSEEVAAEWKRIAGSLDRVPTLYELPAICDEARARFAELQKIVEQCSSPNRAKALRGLGALTSHLEQSSRTATELTARYAELARRSQEMIDTMDFRFLFDEDRKVFVIGYNVTDGSRDNSYYDLLASEARLGSFIAIAKGDVPQEHWFHLGRAFTQVDGSRALVSWTATMFEYLMPRLVMRAYPDTLLDQTDRAVVARQIEYGSERGVPWGVSESAYNARDLQLNYQYGPFGIPGLGLKRGLSDDLVISPYSTVLAAMVEPRAALENMRRLAREGALTGYGFYEAIDYTKDRLQPDQKNAFIRAFMTHHQGMILVALDNVLNDKAMQQRFHSEPLVQATELLLQERIPRGVALARPRAEEVRSDGTRSGLSAPDPRRFLSADLPTPRTQLLSNGVYSVVVTTAGCGYSACGGIAISRWREDVTRDNWGSFCYLRDVRSGAVWSAGYLPIPGKPQSYEVALAEDKAEFRRSDAGIVTRTEIIVSPEDNTELRRVRVTNNTNRSRDIELTSYMEVVLAPGAADAAHPAFSNLSVETEFIASESGLLATRRRRSPNEEEVWGLHVVVVDGETVGAVQYETDRARFIGRGHTTADPVAVMEGRPLSNTVGAVLDPIFSLRHRVRLGTGETACITFATGIAHSRDEALRLADKYHNPYAFEREAGLAWTKAQVEMRHLQMDADEAHLFQRLAGRLLYSDPSLRPRSHVLELNTRDQSALWAYGISGDLPIALVRISEESNLGIVRQLLRGHEYLRLKGLVFDLVVLNDHPASYVQSLQDEVQRLVRMSGSQALIDKPGGVFLRRSDLIPEADRILLHAVARVVIVADRGPLEEQLVQRPDEDDLPARFVARAASRKYPEQTLQDPDLAFFNGLGGFSQGGREYVTVLAEGQWTPAPWLNVISNSKDFGFQISETGSGYTWSVNSRENRLTPWSNDPVSDPPGEAIYLRDEETGETWSPTPLPIRESERYLIKHGQGYSLFEHASHGINQELLAFVPMDAPVKISLLRLRNETERKRRISVTSYAEWVLGVERSRMAPYIITEVDNVTGAIFARNPFNNEFAHRVAFVDMSEKDRSITCDRKEFLGRNSSPASPAALGRVTLSGRVGAGLDPCAAMQAVVELLPDEEREVVMIIGEGDSVEEARATAAKYKQVAVAKQAIEQVIAHWDELLETVEVKTPDPAMDTMLNRWLLYQTLSCRVWARSAFYQSGGAYGFRDQLQDVCALVYAKPQIAREQILRAAARQFKEGDVQHWWHPPTGRGVRTRCSDDLLWLPFVTSFYVKVTGDESVLGESVPFLEAPLLAEGANESYTQPLVSAESASLYEHCARALDRSLAVGEHGLPLIGSGDWNDGMNRVGIEGKGESIWLGWFLHNVLSEFSPFCDARKEKRRGNRYRSRGEKLKQALDENGWDGGWYRRAYFDDGTPLGSAQNGECRIDSIAQSWGVISGAADHHRAVRAMAAVEEYLIRRGDGLVILFTPPFDKSALDPGYIKGYVPGVRENGGQYTHGALWTLIAYAMQGDGDRAGELFTLLNPINHASTRAGLHKYRVEPYVAAADVYAVWPHTGRGGWTWYTGSASWMYRAGLESILGFKLRGDRLQIDPCIPRGWREYEIVYKRGSTTYLLAIENPHGLCRGDAKIEIDGELLATSEIELVDDGKQHSVRVTLEMKTGEG, from the coding sequence TTGGACCGAATAAGTCGTTCTGACAGTAATTCAGATGAAGACCCGATTCGGGAAGAGTTATTCAGCGTCGAGCGTCTTGAACAATATGCGGCCGAGTTGGCCGCCGCGCACAAGGTATCTTCCAAACCAGGGCGCGGCCGGAGGCTTCTTCCCCGATTAGAAGAGAACGGCCGCAAGCTGATCGCCGTCTATCGTGCGCTCGCCGAGGCCATTCGCAATGAGAGTATCGTCTCGCCCGCTGCCGAATGGCTGGTCGACAATTTTCATATCGTCGAAGAACAACTTCGCGAGATCCGCCGGGACCTACCCAAGGGTTATTACAAAGAGCTGCCCAAGCTTCAAAGCGGAGAACTGGCCGGCTATCCGCGCGTCTATGCGATCGCGCTGGCCTTGATCGCTCACACCGACAGTCGTCTGGACGCCGACACCCTCAGGCGCTTCATCCGTTCCTATCAGCAGGTAACGCCTCTCTCGATCGGTGAGCTGTGGGCGATTGCAATCACGTTGCGAGTCGCTCTGGTCGAGAACTTGCGGCGTCTTGGGACCCGCATAGTCTCAGCCCGCAATGCGCGAGAGGAGGCCGATAAACTGGCGGACAAGCTCCTGGAGATTGGCGGACGGGAGCCCGACGAGCTGATCTCGGCCCTTCAAACGGCGATGGGAAAGGGCCGCCGCAATGATCGGGCGTTCATCGTTCAGCTTACGCAGCGGCTTCGCGATCAAGACCCGGAAGTGTGGCCGGCGCTCGACTGGATAGAAAAAAAACTCGCGAGCGAGTCTACAGCCATCGAGCAGGTTGTTCATCTCGAGCATCAAAGGCAAGCCGCTACTCAAGTCACCGTAGGAAACATCATCACCAGCATGCGGTTGCTTTCAACGCTTGACTGGAAGGATTTCTTCGAGAGTGTCAGCCAGATAGATCCGATACTGGCCGGAGACCCAATCGGCGCCTACTCTCTGATGGACTTCGTGACGCGTGATCGCTATCGCCATGTTATTGAGAACATCTCCAAGCGCACAAAAGAGTCCGAGCAGGACATCGCCCGTCACGCACTGGCGCTGGCCGGGCAGCCACCGGACTCAGCGTCAGACGATCATCGCACACAGCACGTTGGCTACTATCTGATCGATCGGGGCCGCGCCCAGTTAGAACAGAAAGTCCACTATCGCATGCGATTGCGCGAGCGGATCGTTCGGGGTGTGCTCAGACATCCAACAGGTTCATATCTGGGAACGTTCACGGTAGTGACGATAGGTATTCTCGCGCCGTTTCTCTTGTATGCGTCTGTGTCGGGTGCTTCTCAAGCAGCGTTGGTTGTAATCGCTTTGCTGTTGCTTGTCCCGATTAGCGATCTGGTGCTGAGCGCGTTGAACCTCGACATAACCGTCCTCTTCAAGCCAAAGCCGCTTCCAAAGATGAACGCCTCCTCGGGTATACCGGAAACCGCCCGAACATTCGTCGTGATCCCAACCATTTTCTCGAACGAAGAAACTGTGCGTACTCTTCTCGAAAGAATGGAAGTGCACTATCTGGCAAATCGAGATGAGAATATTTATTTTGCGCTTCTGGGGGATTTTGCCGATGCCCCCCAGGCGGAAATGGCCGATGATGACGGTGTGCTGGAAGCCGCGACCCGGGGTGTTGCAGAGTTGAATGCGCATTACAGCGAATCCGCGGCGGAGCGGTTCTACTTGTTCCACCGCCGCCGTCAGTGGAACCCGGTAGAACGAGAATGGATAGGGTGGGAACGAAAGCGCGGCAAGCTACATGAATTCAATCGCCTGCTTCGCGGCGCTCGCGATACGAGCTACGTCGTAGCGACAGCCGGCCCGGATTTTCTTTCAGGCGTCAGGTACGTCATTACCCTCGATTCGGACACGCAGCTACCGCGCGACAGCGCACGGCGGCTCATCGGCGCGGCGATTCACCCGCTCAATCAACCTCGTCTCGACCCGCGAGTGAATCGGGTGACCGAAGGATACGGCATTCTTCAACCTCGCGTTAGCATGACGCTGACCAGCGCATCGCATTCATTTTTCGCGCGCATAATGTCGGGCCACACAGGAATGGATCCGTACACGACGGCAGTCTCCGACGTGTACCAGGACCTGTTCGGAGAAGGCAGCTACACGGGCAAGGGCCTCTACAACGTGGACGCTTTCGAAGCCGCGCTTGCCGATCGCGTGCCCGAGAACTTGCTCTTGAGCCACGATCTGTTCGAGAGCCTGTACGCTCGCGCCGCCCTGGTGACTGATATCGAACTTCTCGATGATTATCCGTCGCAATACGACTCCTATGCGAAGCGGCAACACCGGTGGACCAGAGGTGACTGGCAAATCGCGCGGTGGCTGTTTCCGTGGGTGCGAGACGCGCACAATCGTCCGGTGCGCAACCGGCTGCCGCTGATCAGTCGTTGGAAAATACTCGATAACATGCGGCGAAGTCTGGTCGCCCCGACGGTGCTGTTATGGCTGGCGGCTGCCTGGACGATTCTGCCCGGATCAGCGGTGTTTTGGACGGTCGCCATCCTGGTCATTCTGGCGTTTCCGGTTTACGCGCACGTGACCAACGCGTTGCTGCTTCATCCGCGCGGCATTCCGTGGACGAGTCATTTCTGGAGCGTTTGGGGTGATTTTCGAACCAACACCGCGCAGTTTGGGCTTTCGTTGACGTTCATTGCCCACCAGGCATACTTGCAGACTCACGCGATTGCGGTGACCTTTTATCGCAAGCTCATTTCAAAAAAGAAACTGCTCGAGTGGGTGACCGCGGCCCAGGCAGAGAGAGGGAGTGCGCATGATCTCCTGGCGTTTTGGCAGTTCATGTGGCCCGCTGAAGTTCTCACGGTGGCGATCGCTGTCGCTATTTCGCTCACCAAGCCTGGCGCGGCCCTGCTCGCGTCGCCATTTCTAATCCTTTGGGCGGCGTCGCCCCTGATCGCTTACTGGGTGAGTCAGGACTTGCCGAAGAAAGACGAAGCTCTCGAAGCGAATGACAAGGCGATGGCGCGCCTGGTTGCGCGACGCACGTGGAAATTCTTTGAGGCCTTCGTCGGGGAAGAGGATCACTGGCTTCCACCCGACAATTATCAGGAAGACCCCAGACCGGCTGTCGCGCATCGCACTTCACCGACTGACATCGGGCTTCTGTTGTTATCGACCGCGGCTGCTCGCGATTTCGGCTATATCGGCACGCTCGAGATGGTTGAGCGCCTCGAGCTCACTCTCGCGACCCTTAAGAAGCTCGACCACTTTCATGGGCACTTCTTGAACTGGTACGACACGAAGACGCTTACGCCGCTCACCCCTCAGTACGTTTCGACGGTGGATAGCGGGAATCTCGCTGGGCATCTGCTCGCGCTCAAACAGTGCTGCATTGAAGTTGCGGACCAGACTGTGTTCGATGTGCGGGCGATTGAAGGCCTGCGTGACACGATCTCGCTGATGCGCGACGAGGCGGCCAGGATCGGCGCCGTCCGGCAAAGCACCGGCGCCGTCACGCTCGAACAACTGCGCGAAGAGATCGACTTGTGCGTATCGAGCTTGCACGATGAGCCACCCGATACGCTTTCCGGGTGGCTTGGTCTGTTTCAGACTCTTTCGAAACGGATGGGTGAGATTGACGACATTGCAAATGCCCTTGCGCAGGAGCACGGGAGCGCACAATTCGAACAATTGAACTCCTGGACCCGCGCGCTGATGCATCAACTGCGCGAGCATCGCCGGGACCTGGCGATCCTTACGCCGTGGACGTGGGGTTTGACTGCTCCCATCGAACCAACCATCGTAAGTTGCTCCGAAGAGGTAGCAGCCGAGTGGAAGAGAATCGCCGGCTCGCTGGATCGCGTGCCAACCCTCTATGAGCTGCCAGCCATCTGCGACGAAGCTCGCGCGAGGTTTGCGGAACTCCAAAAGATAGTCGAGCAGTGTTCCAGCCCGAATCGCGCGAAGGCGCTCAGAGGATTGGGCGCTTTGACGAGCCATCTCGAGCAATCCTCGCGAACCGCGACAGAGCTTACCGCGCGCTACGCCGAACTGGCGCGGCGCAGCCAGGAAATGATCGATACCATGGACTTTCGCTTCCTGTTTGATGAGGACCGAAAAGTCTTCGTCATCGGATACAACGTAACCGACGGCAGTCGCGATAACTCGTACTACGACTTGCTTGCCTCGGAAGCGCGGCTGGGGAGCTTTATCGCGATTGCGAAGGGAGACGTCCCGCAAGAGCACTGGTTTCATCTCGGGCGCGCGTTTACTCAAGTTGACGGGAGCCGGGCGCTCGTATCCTGGACGGCTACCATGTTCGAGTACTTGATGCCGCGATTGGTGATGCGGGCTTACCCTGACACTCTGCTCGATCAAACGGATCGAGCCGTAGTTGCGCGCCAGATAGAATACGGCAGCGAGCGCGGCGTCCCCTGGGGGGTTTCAGAATCGGCGTACAACGCTCGCGATCTGCAGCTCAATTACCAGTACGGTCCGTTTGGTATCCCGGGTCTTGGACTCAAGCGCGGGCTGAGTGACGACCTGGTGATCTCGCCCTATTCAACGGTGCTTGCCGCGATGGTTGAACCGCGAGCTGCGCTGGAAAACATGAGGCGGCTGGCTCGCGAGGGCGCTCTCACCGGATACGGTTTTTACGAAGCGATCGATTACACCAAGGACCGCCTGCAACCGGATCAGAAGAACGCGTTCATAAGAGCATTCATGACTCACCATCAGGGAATGATCCTGGTTGCGCTCGACAATGTGCTGAACGACAAAGCAATGCAACAGCGGTTTCATTCCGAGCCGCTCGTGCAAGCAACAGAGTTGCTGTTGCAAGAGCGCATTCCGCGAGGTGTGGCGCTTGCGCGCCCGCGCGCGGAAGAAGTGAGATCCGACGGCACTCGTAGCGGCCTCAGCGCGCCCGATCCTCGGCGATTTCTTTCGGCGGACCTGCCAACCCCGCGTACTCAGCTACTTTCGAACGGAGTCTATTCGGTCGTCGTGACAACGGCAGGCTGCGGTTACTCGGCTTGCGGCGGGATCGCGATCAGCCGATGGCGGGAAGACGTCACGCGCGATAACTGGGGGAGCTTCTGTTATCTGCGTGATGTCCGCAGCGGCGCCGTCTGGTCCGCCGGGTATCTGCCAATACCTGGCAAGCCGCAATCCTACGAAGTTGCGTTGGCCGAAGACAAAGCGGAGTTCCGGCGCAGCGATGCCGGAATCGTCACCCGCACAGAGATCATAGTCTCGCCGGAAGACAACACCGAACTGCGCCGGGTTCGCGTTACCAATAACACCAATCGCTCGCGCGACATCGAATTGACCAGCTACATGGAAGTGGTGCTCGCGCCTGGCGCCGCGGACGCAGCGCATCCGGCTTTCAGCAATCTCTCCGTCGAGACTGAATTCATCGCGAGCGAAAGCGGGCTCCTCGCAACCCGCCGAAGGCGATCGCCAAATGAGGAAGAGGTCTGGGGCCTGCACGTGGTCGTAGTGGACGGTGAGACCGTCGGCGCGGTGCAATATGAAACTGATCGCGCGCGTTTCATCGGACGCGGGCACACGACTGCCGACCCGGTCGCGGTGATGGAGGGCCGCCCGCTTTCAAACACAGTCGGCGCGGTCCTCGACCCCATCTTTTCACTCAGACATCGCGTTCGGCTTGGTACGGGCGAAACCGCTTGCATAACATTTGCCACAGGTATTGCGCACTCGCGTGACGAAGCGTTAAGGCTTGCCGACAAGTATCACAACCCTTACGCGTTCGAGCGGGAGGCAGGATTGGCATGGACGAAAGCTCAAGTCGAGATGCGCCACTTGCAGATGGACGCCGACGAGGCCCATCTATTTCAGAGGCTCGCAGGTCGATTGCTTTATTCGGATCCCTCGCTGCGCCCGCGCTCGCACGTGCTTGAGCTCAACACCAGAGATCAATCGGCCCTCTGGGCTTATGGTATAAGCGGCGACTTGCCGATTGCTCTGGTTCGGATCAGCGAAGAGAGCAACCTGGGCATCGTCCGCCAACTCCTCCGCGGGCACGAGTACCTGCGATTGAAGGGTCTCGTTTTTGACCTGGTGGTGTTGAATGATCATCCGGCCAGCTACGTTCAATCTTTGCAGGATGAAGTGCAGCGGCTTGTGCGCATGAGTGGATCGCAAGCGTTGATAGACAAGCCCGGCGGTGTATTCCTGCGCCGCTCGGACTTGATCCCTGAAGCTGACCGGATCTTGCTGCACGCAGTTGCGCGCGTGGTAATCGTTGCGGATCGCGGCCCGCTCGAAGAGCAACTCGTGCAGCGGCCTGACGAGGATGATCTGCCCGCCAGGTTCGTCGCGCGCGCGGCTTCGCGGAAGTATCCGGAGCAAACTCTGCAAGACCCTGACCTCGCCTTCTTCAACGGTCTCGGCGGTTTCAGTCAGGGAGGTCGTGAGTACGTCACCGTCTTAGCCGAGGGCCAGTGGACGCCGGCCCCCTGGTTGAATGTGATATCGAATTCGAAGGACTTCGGTTTTCAAATTTCAGAAACAGGCTCCGGTTATACGTGGTCTGTGAACAGCCGCGAGAATCGATTGACACCCTGGTCCAACGATCCGGTGAGTGACCCGCCCGGCGAAGCGATATATTTGCGAGACGAGGAAACCGGCGAAACGTGGTCGCCGACGCCGCTGCCGATTCGGGAATCGGAACGGTACCTGATCAAACACGGGCAGGGTTACTCCCTCTTCGAGCACGCGAGTCACGGCATCAATCAGGAGCTTCTGGCCTTCGTTCCGATGGATGCTCCGGTGAAGATCTCGTTGCTGCGTTTGCGAAATGAAACAGAAAGAAAGAGGAGAATCTCGGTCACCAGCTATGCGGAATGGGTGCTTGGTGTGGAGCGCAGCCGCATGGCCCCTTACATCATCACCGAAGTGGATAACGTGACCGGCGCAATCTTCGCGCGCAATCCCTTCAACAACGAGTTCGCGCATCGCGTAGCATTCGTGGATATGAGCGAGAAAGACCGCAGCATCACCTGTGACCGCAAAGAGTTTCTGGGTCGTAACAGCTCGCCCGCGAGCCCTGCCGCTCTCGGCCGGGTGACGCTCTCCGGCCGAGTCGGCGCGGGACTTGATCCTTGTGCGGCGATGCAAGCCGTCGTCGAGTTGCTTCCGGACGAAGAGCGCGAAGTCGTTATGATCATCGGCGAAGGCGACAGCGTTGAAGAAGCCCGCGCTACGGCGGCTAAGTACAAGCAGGTTGCCGTGGCGAAGCAAGCGATCGAGCAAGTCATAGCCCATTGGGATGAGTTGTTGGAGACGGTAGAAGTAAAAACGCCGGACCCGGCAATGGACACAATGCTGAATCGCTGGCTGCTCTACCAGACCCTTTCGTGCCGCGTGTGGGCGCGATCGGCCTTCTATCAATCGGGCGGCGCTTACGGGTTTCGCGACCAGTTGCAGGACGTGTGCGCGCTCGTCTACGCGAAGCCACAGATAGCCCGCGAGCAAATACTGCGAGCGGCCGCGCGCCAGTTCAAAGAAGGCGACGTGCAACACTGGTGGCACCCGCCGACCGGGCGCGGCGTGCGAACGCGATGCTCCGACGATCTCCTGTGGCTTCCGTTCGTCACAAGCTTCTATGTGAAGGTCACAGGCGACGAATCGGTGCTGGGAGAGTCAGTGCCGTTTCTTGAGGCGCCGCTGCTTGCAGAGGGTGCGAACGAATCCTACACACAGCCGTTGGTCTCAGCAGAATCGGCGAGCCTCTATGAGCACTGTGCCCGGGCGCTTGATCGGAGCCTGGCAGTCGGAGAGCACGGTTTACCGCTGATAGGTTCGGGCGACTGGAATGACGGAATGAACCGCGTCGGCATTGAGGGCAAAGGCGAGAGCATCTGGCTCGGTTGGTTTCTTCACAATGTCCTCTCGGAGTTCTCACCCTTTTGCGATGCGCGCAAGGAGAAGCGACGAGGCAATAGATATCGTTCGCGCGGGGAGAAACTAAAGCAGGCGCTGGACGAGAATGGTTGGGACGGCGGCTGGTATCGCCGCGCTTACTTTGATGACGGGACGCCTCTCGGCTCTGCGCAGAACGGAGAGTGCCGCATCGATTCGATAGCGCAATCGTGGGGAGTGATCTCGGGCGCAGCCGATCACCACCGCGCCGTTCGGGCGATGGCCGCCGTGGAAGAGTATCTGATTAGGCGCGGCGACGGGCTTGTTATTCTGTTCACTCCGCCGTTCGATAAGAGCGCTCTTGATCCGGGATACATAAAAGGATACGTACCGGGTGTGCGCGAGAACGGCGGCCAGTATACCCACGGAGCATTGTGGACGCTGATAGCTTATGCCATGCAGGGAGACGGCGACCGCGCAGGCGAACTGTTCACTTTGTTGAATCCAATCAATCACGCTTCGACCCGAGCCGGGTTGCACAAGTACAGAGTCGAACCCTATGTTGCGGCAGCCGACGTCTACGCGGTGTGGCCTCACACGGGACGAGGCGGCTGGACGTGGTACACAGGTTCGGCAAGCTGGATGTATCGAGCGGGACTTGAATCGATCCTGGGGTTCAAGCTGCGCGGCGATCGGCTGCAAATCGATCCGTGCATTCCGCGAGGCTGGAGAGAGTACGAGATAGTTTACAAGCGCGGGTCGACGACCTACCTCCTGGCTATCGAGAACCCGCACGGCCTCTGCCGCGGAGATGCAAAGATAGAGATTGACGGAGAGCTTCTCGCAACGTCTGAGATCGAGCTTGTAGATGACGGCAAGCAACATAGCGTTCGCGTCACCCTCGAGATGAAAACAGGTGAAGGCTAG
- a CDS encoding tocopherol cyclase family protein yields the protein MAVSFQPTSKLAVNFADNLCRWDGTRAPHYEVWFLTLNHRASQRGFWFRYALEWPAVSERDSKPNGSLWAAGFCRASPEQNFGVKREYPIDQFAFEGREEFRLTLGDGLFSSSRASGRVDTGGHCVEWDLSYEPCQTTYHHVTRTLVRLARPSSFVCSPNLDASFSGTIVIDGRPIILEDEPGCQSHLWGRKHVDDWVWVHSNAFENHPGTVFEGLAAKPRRAGRTLPPVQSLYLRHRGEEHRFVRLRLAEQWQRKLGMGYWSFSAMNARVYIEGAAQCRLRDMLQAEYSDPDGERLYCINSEVANLKIRLFRRVHGLRWRHVETIKAYATAHVEHASRMMDGGVAVAF from the coding sequence ATGGCAGTCAGCTTCCAGCCGACTTCGAAACTCGCGGTTAACTTTGCCGACAATCTCTGCCGATGGGACGGCACAAGGGCGCCTCATTACGAGGTGTGGTTTCTGACACTCAATCATCGCGCCTCGCAACGGGGCTTCTGGTTTCGCTACGCATTGGAATGGCCGGCGGTTTCAGAGCGTGACTCTAAGCCAAACGGGTCCTTGTGGGCCGCCGGGTTCTGCCGAGCTTCCCCGGAACAGAATTTCGGAGTGAAACGTGAGTATCCGATCGACCAGTTCGCCTTCGAAGGCCGGGAAGAATTCAGGCTGACGCTTGGCGACGGTCTATTCTCTTCCTCTCGCGCGTCGGGCAGGGTGGACACTGGCGGCCATTGCGTTGAGTGGGACTTAAGCTATGAACCGTGCCAAACGACTTACCATCACGTGACTCGAACCCTGGTTCGACTCGCGAGGCCTTCATCTTTTGTGTGCTCGCCGAATCTGGACGCGAGTTTCAGCGGCACAATTGTAATCGACGGCCGGCCTATCATTCTTGAAGACGAGCCGGGCTGCCAATCGCACCTGTGGGGCCGGAAGCACGTTGACGATTGGGTCTGGGTTCATTCGAACGCGTTTGAGAATCATCCTGGCACTGTGTTTGAAGGACTCGCCGCGAAGCCGCGCCGGGCAGGCCGCACGCTTCCCCCGGTTCAATCCCTGTACCTGCGCCACCGAGGGGAAGAGCACCGCTTCGTGCGGCTGCGACTAGCCGAGCAATGGCAGCGCAAGCTGGGAATGGGCTACTGGTCGTTCTCTGCGATGAACGCTCGCGTCTATATCGAAGGCGCAGCTCAATGCCGATTACGCGATATGCTCCAGGCCGAGTACTCGGACCCGGACGGCGAGCGGTTGTACTGCATCAATAGCGAGGTGGCGAATCTGAAGATCAGGTTGTTCCGGCGGGTTCATGGGCTTCGCTGGCGGCACGTCGAAACGATCAAGGCTTATGCGACGGCACACGTCGAGCACGCGTCGCGAATGATGGACGGCGGAGTCGCGGTCGCCTTTTAG
- a CDS encoding DUF433 domain-containing protein translates to MRTRKRKELGQYIVSDPEICGGELTFIGTRKFVKDVLYMLAKGYDWDRIIYEFDGHINHEAIAEAIDLARQALIDKTAKPRRAA, encoded by the coding sequence ATGAGGACCCGCAAGCGAAAAGAGCTTGGTCAATACATCGTCTCCGATCCGGAGATTTGCGGTGGGGAACTGACATTCATAGGTACTCGAAAGTTCGTAAAGGACGTGCTTTATATGTTGGCCAAGGGTTATGACTGGGACCGTATAATCTATGAATTCGATGGCCACATTAATCACGAGGCCATTGCCGAAGCGATAGATCTAGCTCGGCAAGCTTTGATCGACAAAACGGCGAAGCCGCGGCGCGCAGCATGA